DNA sequence from the Arthrobacter crystallopoietes genome:
GCTCCACCTTGCTGACGGAATCAGTCTCCGACGAGGACCGGGTGCTGGTGCAGGGCGTGTCCGATACCTGCATGGGAGCCGCGGGCGCATTGGGCGCCGCACTCTCCGGGGTAGCGCTTGCGTTCTTTGGCTTCGCCGGGCTGAACCTGGCGGCGGCACTGGCGGCCGCCGTCGTCCTGGTCTTCGCCGTCGTGGAGGCCGCGCGGAACCGCGGGAGCCAGCACCGGGGGTAGGACGCGCCACCGTTGTTCCGCCTGGCGAGCCTCAGGGGATTATTCGACGGCGCCGTCCTGGCTACGGCACATGGTGAGCAGGCGGCGGAAGATGGCCTCGCCGTCGTCCGAAATGCCGTCATGATAGAAATCGGCGGTCTCCCAGACCTGCAGGCCCCTGACCCGGTCGGCGGTTTCCAGCGACAGGTCGCGGTCAACGTAGATGTCCTCGGCATACACAGCAGCTGCGGCCGGCACTGTGTTGGCGGCCAGCTGTTCCAGGTCGTAGAGCGCGGGCCAGTCGCTCTTGGCGGCCAGTTGCCCCGCCACCTCCTGCAGCGGCACCAGCGCCGGGTCCTCTTCGAAGTACCACGGGTAGACCATTTCGCCTGTGAGCAGCGGATGCTCCGCCTCCGGGCTGAACTGCGGATACTGCTCGAGGACCCGCCACGCCGACCAGGCGGTGGCCTCGTGCTGTGCGTAGATGGATTCGTGCAGCAGCGCGTAGAGCGGATTGGCGGCCCGGCTGACCTGGTGGCTTATTTGTTCGAGGAAGCTATCGGTCAGCCGCGGGCCGTCCGGCGTGGTGGTGAAGGCATCTTCCAGCAGGTAGTGCAGGGCATCCACCCGGGTATTGCCGCCCAGGAAGGAGCCGAGCATCTGGAAGCGGCGCACGCTCAGCCGCTCGCCGGTGGGCAGGAATTCCGGCACCTGTTCCAGGTGGCGCGCTATCCGGGTGACCCGTTGGCGGTCCTCCGGGTAGCGGGCGAAGTATTCGACGTTCCGTGCCTCGACCCGCTTGAAGGTGGCCTGGTATACCCGGTCCGGGTGGCCGGTCAACGGTGCCAGGCCGCCGGTGATCAGAACTTCGCGCAGTCCCGCGGGCGCCAAGGAAAGGTAGCTCAGGGCGCAGAAACCGCCGTAGCTCTGGCCAAAGATGCTCCAGGGCGCACCGGCCAGCTCCTGCCGGATGAGTTCGGCATCCGCCACAATAGAGTCCGCCCGGAAGTGGGCCAGATAAGCCGCCTGTGCCGCCGCATCGCCCTGCAGCGGCAGGCTCTGGCGCGACAGGGGAGTGGACAGCCCGGTTCCGCGCTGGTCCAGCATCAGAATGCGGAAGTGCCGCGCGGCTTCTTTCATCCAGCCGCCCAGGGAGGTCACCCGGTTGCCGCGGCCGCCGGGTCCGCCCTGCAGGAACAGCAGCCAGGGCAAAGATTCCACTGCCTCGTCGCTGTGCTCCAGGGACGTGTATTCCCGGGCAAAGATCTCGATACTGGGGCCGTCCGCGTCACCGTGGGCCAGCGGAACGGTGAACCAGTGTTCCACCGTCCTGGCCCCGTGCATGACGTGCGAGGCGGCGATCCGGTGGGCTGCGCCGTCGTGCATTATGCCGTCCGGGCCGGAACTGCGGAGCCGAATTCGCGCAGCGCCGGGCCAGTCAGGCGGAAGGTGGACCACTCATCCTGCGGCAGCGCGCCCAGGCTGCGGTAGAAGTTGATGGACGGCTCGTTCCAGTTCAGTACCGCCCATTCCACCCGGGCATAACCGTTCTCGACGGCGTGCTGCGCCAGGGTGCGCAGCAGCGCCTTTCCGTGTCCCGCGCCGCGCGACTCCGGGCGAACGTACAGGTCCTCCAGGTAGATGCCGTGGACGCCCTCCCAGGTGGAGAAATTGCGGAACCACAGCGCAAAACCCTGCACGCCGCCGTCGTCCTCGGCGATGTGGGCGAACACGGACGGGTTTTCGCCGAA
Encoded proteins:
- a CDS encoding alpha/beta fold hydrolase, yielding MHDGAAHRIAASHVMHGARTVEHWFTVPLAHGDADGPSIEIFAREYTSLEHSDEAVESLPWLLFLQGGPGGRGNRVTSLGGWMKEAARHFRILMLDQRGTGLSTPLSRQSLPLQGDAAAQAAYLAHFRADSIVADAELIRQELAGAPWSIFGQSYGGFCALSYLSLAPAGLREVLITGGLAPLTGHPDRVYQATFKRVEARNVEYFARYPEDRQRVTRIARHLEQVPEFLPTGERLSVRRFQMLGSFLGGNTRVDALHYLLEDAFTTTPDGPRLTDSFLEQISHQVSRAANPLYALLHESIYAQHEATAWSAWRVLEQYPQFSPEAEHPLLTGEMVYPWYFEEDPALVPLQEVAGQLAAKSDWPALYDLEQLAANTVPAAAAVYAEDIYVDRDLSLETADRVRGLQVWETADFYHDGISDDGEAIFRRLLTMCRSQDGAVE
- a CDS encoding GNAT family N-acetyltransferase, whose product is MTSIRRARESDVPVILELIRELAVYEKEPDAVKTTEKQLQQALFGENPSVFAHIAEDDGGVQGFALWFRNFSTWEGVHGIYLEDLYVRPESRGAGHGKALLRTLAQHAVENGYARVEWAVLNWNEPSINFYRSLGALPQDEWSTFRLTGPALREFGSAVPARTA